A section of the Corynebacterium tuberculostearicum genome encodes:
- a CDS encoding succinate dehydrogenase/fumarate reductase iron-sulfur subunit codes for MKLTLEIWRQAGPTQEGHFETVQVDDASEQMSILELLDHVNEGYIERGEEPFAFASDCREGICGTCGLTVNGRPHGPGQNTPACQQRLFNFTDGQTVKLEPFRSAAYPVIKDMVVDRAALDHVMEQGGYVSMDAGTAPDADTMHLNHETAEYSLDHAACIGCGACVAACPNGAAHLFTGAKLVHLSLMPLGKEERGRRARNMVDDLEANFGHCSLYGECADVCPAGVPLTAVSAVTRERARAAFRGKDD; via the coding sequence ATGAAACTGACACTTGAGATCTGGCGTCAAGCCGGACCGACCCAAGAAGGCCACTTCGAGACCGTCCAGGTGGATGACGCCTCTGAGCAGATGTCCATCCTGGAGCTGCTGGACCACGTCAACGAGGGCTACATTGAGCGCGGCGAAGAGCCCTTCGCCTTCGCTTCCGACTGCCGTGAGGGCATCTGCGGTACCTGTGGTTTGACCGTCAACGGTCGCCCGCACGGCCCAGGCCAGAACACCCCTGCCTGCCAGCAGCGCCTGTTCAACTTCACCGATGGCCAGACCGTCAAGCTGGAGCCATTCCGTTCTGCTGCCTACCCGGTCATCAAGGACATGGTCGTGGACCGCGCGGCACTGGATCACGTCATGGAGCAGGGCGGTTACGTCTCCATGGACGCTGGTACTGCTCCGGATGCGGATACCATGCACCTCAACCACGAGACTGCCGAGTACTCGCTGGACCACGCTGCCTGCATTGGCTGCGGTGCCTGCGTTGCTGCCTGCCCGAACGGTGCGGCTCACCTGTTTACCGGCGCGAAGCTGGTGCACCTTTCCCTCATGCCGCTGGGCAAGGAAGAGCGTGGCCGCCGTGCCCGCAACATGGTCGATGACCTGGAAGCCAACTTCGGTCACTGCTCCCTCTACGGTGAGTGCGCCGACGTCTGCCCGGCCGGCGTTCCGCTGACCGCAGTTTCCGCAGTTACCCGCGAACGTGCACGTGCTGCTTTCCGTGGCAAGGACGACTAA